TTACTGGCTCTGCAAGTAAACTTAAGTTGTGATTGTATTGAGATCTATGCCTTTCATCCCAGTGTAGCTTCTGTATAGGCTGTTGAGTAGTTTCTGTCGAACTTTTCGGAATCTTAATATCTAAGCATAAGGGCATGTGATCAGAAAAGGGTTCAGTGGCCACCTTGAACTTGTCAATATATGACAGAAAACTCGCCGAACTTATGCAGTAATCTATGACAGAACTACCCATTGCACCACAAAAAGTAAACTCCCCATCTATATCCTCTAAAGTTCTGCCATTTATGATAATACCGCCTATGTCATCAACAATACGTAGGAGATTCCTTCCCTGGGTATTAACGTTTCTGTCTTTGGAGCGTCTAGAATAGCTAATGTGGGGACAATCTTTAACAATGTTGTAATCTAGAACCTGTTCTTCGCCTATTCTTGCATTCATATCACCCATTATACAAAAATTCGTTGGGTTAAGGTCTTCCAAAAAAGAACCAAACCTTTCTACATCCACCTTCCAACGCGTACAGTTCAAATACGtaggtataaaataaaatatatttccaTCTAGACTAGCTGACAGCATTGTGTACTGAGAATCAGAGacgataaaatttaatttgtatttctttttaatttcttttttgaagCCGAAAAGACATCCACCACTGGCACGCCCAAATCTATTCACTTTAGTTGCGTCCTGCCACTGCAAATAGTAGTTTTGTAAATAAGACGAGAGATACGTTTGTTTATTGGGTAATACATGTGTTTcaaagagaaagaaaatatcaaaattattaaggtaggttataaaatttccataatttaAAGAACTTTCGAGATTTGAAACATTATATGATAACAAATGGCACGAATCAAATTGCTATTGCGATGATGGGGGAACATTAAGGGTAACATTTTCAGCATTGTTGCAATAAACCTCAATGGGACTACCGTTATCAACAAGAATGTTGCTCAGAAATTTGGCATCACTTAAAGTTGGAGCTAGTATTTTTCCGTCGGCCCAGCAATATCTTTTATCATTCAAGAAGAGACAGAACTCTCCTAACCTAACTTTAACGTCTTTTTTATGCTGGGATACGATTTTGCCAACTTGACGCAGGTTGTATCTGGTAGACTGTTCGACAGCAGTATAAtccttttgtatatatataaattggccatgcaatttttctttcgtatttaaaatattttgcacttgGGAATTGGTGTCCAGTGTAAATACGAACGATTTTCCTGAAGATAACATTCTAGCGTACGATATGTTAACTACGATGTTTAATTTGTTGTTGCAGATGTCGaggaattctttttttgccgtAAATGTAGTTCTACTTCTAAGTCCACTCACCACAATATTTGTAGTACGAGATTTTCTGTCTAAGGTTTCTAAGCGATTTGTTAGTTTCTTGATATCTTCTCTCAATTTACAATTTTCCTGTTTAAGTTCTTCCACTTCATATTTGATTGCAGTAAGGTCCTCTTTTTTGGCCACATCTTTCAACTTATCATCCAACACATCGCCCAGCTTACTCCACGAAAAAACATCTTGTTGGTTATTTatgttcattttttgatatggtgAATACTTTTTTGGGGTACTGTGACTGTTTTCTGGTGATATCGATAATAGCGTTCTCTTATTATTCATTTGCTAATACGTAACACCCTGTGTTTTACGTTGAACGATTATATCGGACAGCTGTTTGATCGTTATCGACAATGTGGTTTGATAGAAGAGCGCAGCTGTTGTTTACTTATAGCTATTCGTTGTATTAGTATTACCAGCGCCTTCCAGTGATATTAcaaagtttaataaaataatttattttttaaatgtggtttttaacgACAACGGGAGTCGAATGTATGCTGCAAACTCTACTGCGGCAACCTCCAACGTAGCTCTATGGCTTAGAGTTATTTCCAATAATGGATGATACGCCTGACACGAAAAATTGGCAGAAAACTTGGGAACCAACAAGTAACACACCCGACCGTATGTAAGCAACACTGTAaaaaggtatatatgtaagtcccatttcgtcacaatccggtgaaaattggataacttaatcacccaaattcggcatggacattgagtggtctaatatatatgtcactatttaattttgtagaacaaaatattggtctttttggcagatagatccaattataaaccgatctgaaccatataaagatatcgtgaggctcagaaaaactcactgtttcagatttcagagaaatcgggtaataaataaagcttttttggcttcagaccttttatcggcagatcggtctatatgacagctatatctaaatataatccgatctaaatcatatttaggtcaaatgttgggaggcttaaaataaccaactgttacaaatttcagcgaaatcgggaaataaataaagcttttatgggccttagaccttttataggtaaatcggtctatgtggtagctataccttaatatgaaccgatctaatccatatttaagtcagatgtcgggaggcttaaaataaccctcttttgcaaatttcaatcgggtaataaataaagcttttatggtcttcagtccccttatcgggtgatcggtccatatggtagctatatcttaatatagtccaatctgtaccatatttgggaagccttaaactactctctgtttcaaatttcagcaaaatcggatgaaaaattaagtttttatgggcattagaccctttatcggcaaatgggtctatatcgcagctatatccaaatatggtccgatttggcccgttcaagaacttaaccagcgtggatctgtgccaaatttcagctcaatatcttaatttttgaaggctctagagtgattacaacagacggacggacagatggatagacggacagacacacggacatcgtttaatcgacgatccgaaatatatatactttgtagggtcggaaattgatattccgatgtgttgcaaacggaatgactaaatgaatataccccctattctacggtggtgggtataattagtaatatttaattaacaattatttgaattacatcagtAATGAAATGAACAATTTTAAGgactcggaaacacaattttaaataCCCCGAAATGATCACCCAAAATAATTTacattttgaaataattattttaaataatttcgtTTTTTCCTTGGAATTCAATAATTCACAATATAGTATTTAAGGCAATAGATACGAAGCTCATAATGATCAAGGGACGAaaattctagtagaaattttttagttctgttggctttgaccttattaatattttttccaagaaaatcttattacaatgaaaagattttgcgaataataaagtctttaatgaaaatttgtgtattaagttcgtgtttcacagtgaaatgcCAATGTTTTTTACGAttacttcaaaatctattacctttaaaaaaatcgtaaaaaatattaattttcattgTGAAAcgcgaacttaatacccaccttaagtggGGAAATgtgtaaaaacaaataaaagcgtgctaagttcggccgggacgaatcttatataccctccaccatgggtagtatttgtcgacttcttttcccgacatctctttttaagacaaaaaaaaaggataaaagaaaagatttgctctgctattagagctatatcaagatatggtccggtttggaccacaattaaattatatgttggagacctgtgtaaaatgtcatccaattcgaataagaattgcgcccattgggggcttaagaagcaacatagagagatggatttatatgggagctgtatcgggctatagaccgattcagaccataataaacatgcatattgatgatcatgagaggatccgtcatacaaaatttcaggcaaattggataataattgcgacctctagaggctcaagaagtcaagacccatgatcggtttatatggcagctatatcaggttatggtccgatttgaaccatacttggcacagttgttgtatatcataacaaaacacgtcgtgcaaattgtctttccaatcggataagaattgcgcactctagaggctcaagaagtcaagacccaagatcggttcatatggcagttatatcaggttatggtccgatttgaaccatacttggcacagttgttggatatcataacaaaacatgtcgtgcaaaatttcaatcccatcggataagaattgcgcactctagaggctcaagaagtcatgacccaagatcggtttatatggcagctatatcaggtcatagtccgatttgaaccatacttggcacagttgttggatatcataacaaaacacgtcgtgcatattgtcattccaatcggataagaattgcgcactctagaggctcaagaattcaagacccaagatcggtttatatggcagctatatcaggttattggccgattagaaccttatttagcacagttcttggaagtcatagcaaaacacgtcgtgcaaaatttcattccaatcggataagaattgcgccctctagaggatcaagaagtcaagacacaagatcggtttatatggcagctatatcaggttatagtccgatttgaaccatacttggcacagttgttggatatcataacaaaacacgtcgtgcaaaatttcataatgatcggataagaatttcgcactctagaggctcaagaagtcaagacccaagatcggtttatatggcagttatatcaggttatggtcagatttgaaccatacttggcacagttgttggatattatgacaaaacacgtcgtgcaaaatttcattccaatcggaaaagaattgcgcactctagaggctcaagaagtcaagacccaagatcggttaatatggcagctatatcaaaacatggaccgatatggcccatttacaataccaaccgacctacactaataagaagtatctgtgcaaaatttcaagcggctaactttactccttcgaaagttagcgtgctttcgacagacagacggacggacggacggacatgtcacgaagatcaagaatatatatactttatggggtctcagacgaatattgcgagtagttacaaacagaatgacgaaattagtggtggagggtataaaaatgttaaccaGCAGACTTTAATCTATGCGAGCTATTGCGCTTACGTTTGCCGCTAGGCTATTTGGCATCaattagtgggcaaagaaagaaacaaGATACTACTGAAATAACGAAAGATATCTCTTAGTTTTTCTAATTTTGGGTTCTACCACCTTTTcctattttttatccaatatgtCAAGAAAAATTTAGGATTTATAAAGACATGGTGGATTAGATGGACAGGGCCGGCTCTGCTgcgccattggtttaggggagttttaatggggtgagacgacctcaaaattggatatcaaattaattttctactatcaaatacctattatttattgcctAGTAGGCAAGTATGGATGGTTTGAAGGAAGTTTagagggcggaccctgaaataacatcatcatcatgctagagcacgattttgtttgagccctataatgtgaagcattttgaaggtatactcaaccaaatttgttattcaaaacagtagtttttgtctgctgaaaatgggaaagcaaatattgctgctgtttcagcaaacacgAGGCTGCTGTATTGGCAAatatttcggtcagctaaatcagcaaataaAATaagctgttttaagtacaaaaatctgctaaaaaaaattttttcattttcatttatgtttgcctgttacttgtttcgaTTAGTTTATGAATATATTTGGAAATGTTGTtgaaagagatgattttaatttgtgaaatattacCGTAAAGAAGCTATTATTCAGTGCAAAGGGTCTCGTTAAGATTcacacaaataaatattttttgtattggttatatacattcaaaatcatatttcaaagctaccaatTGGGATGCTACATTTTAAAAGATCCCAAGGTCCGCCtatgtccatcccaatttgagggtaagaCCTTATATTGCTGTCCTattattctatcctgatcggccttcataaattattttcatttctttttttgggtaggatagggggaaggggattgccctctaacacatccttttatttgagtacaaTGTATTCTCGGTCGtactacatgacagtttggtgttgtttttattgggaggaggggGTCGGTcctcccgacgctaagacccataagacaatttatttgagtcattAATTGTCGTCGTATTCATGTCCTGCTGAACTGCAGAACGGCTGGACCGGACACAGATACTTGGATACTTATATAAACATCATGTTCGAACtgtactgtcatagacctttcttttaattcctaTATTATCACGATCAAACTACGCATCCTATTTAAGAGAATTTAGCGGATGGACCGGTGCCGGACTCTGCCAAATGTTTTTACCGGATatgtagtcaactcccaaagacttttcatttgatacccattttgtgacgttggatattcgtgcccgttttgggggttttgaaGGTTGGGGAGGCCCGTAGACACCGAGGACCGAATTCTTCTCCTGTTGAGAGATTTTGGGGGATGAGGAGGCGCTTgaaacaccaaggaataaatttttatatcgaatttttactctacttttaaataccttccatttgatacccatattgcccaaagtgatgaaagtgtcctgttgggtggtgtttttggggtaaaaggGCCCGCCGACCACTTACggtgaaatttgtatgccaagttcgtgatctactcttaaatacctttcatttgatacccatattgtcccaattggtaaacatgtccgttcgggtgggttttgcgtacaaaatttcgcttaaatcggtccacccATCtctaagatctggcgtttttgaaaattggggaaaaggggagagtccgccccccatcggatatcaaacaagtaaaagcgtgctaagtttggccgggccgaattttatataccctccaccatggatcgcatttgtcgagttcttttcccggcatttattcttagacaaaaaaggatataaggaaagatttgctctgctattaaagcgatatcaagatatggtccggtttggaccaaaataaaattatatgttggagacctgtgtaaaatgtcagccaatttgaatgagaattgcgccctttgggggctcaagaagtaaaatagagagatcgatttatatgtgagctgtatcaggctagaccgattcagaccataataaacacatatgttgatggtcatgagaggatccgtcgtacaaaatttaaggcaaatcggataataattgcgacctctagaggctcaagaagtcaagatcccagattggtttatatgacaactatatcaggttacagaccgatttgaaccatacttggcacagtcgttagatatcataacaaaatacgtcgtgcaaaacttcattcaaatcggataagaattacgcactctagtgacttaagaagtcaagattcaagatcggtttatatggcagctatatcaggttattgaccgatttgaatcatacttagcaccgaTTGGAAaggaaaaattcattccaatcggataagaattgcgccctctagaggctcaagaagtcaagacccaagatcggtttatatggaagctatatcaaaacatggaccaatatggcccattaacaatcccaaccgacctacacttagcGGCTAGcctaactccttcgaaagttagcgtgctttcgacagacagacggacggacggatggacagacggacggacatggctagtcacgacgatcaagaatatatacactttatggggtctcagacgaataattccagtagttgcaaacagaatgacgaaattagtatacccccttccaatggtggagggtataaaaaatattgattcaattacatttttaattgaaacaattttggggacattttttttctgtttgaaCATGTTATTTAAGTAAAATCGTGGCATCATTGGGGCCGCACCATCTCATTAAATTAGAATAGTGAGGCCCTCACAAATGTTATGGCCTGAGACTAATGTTGTTGGTGTCTAATCGCTTATTTAAATCATAAGTTTCATCGGTTGCATGGTGTTTTACTTTCCACGTAACTGGAATGATTTTAAAAGTTCGCTTGCGAGTGCTAATAAATTATTATCACGAAGCTAATAAATTATTTGCAATTAACTGGGTTTTCAAATGTTggatgcaaatttgcacattaCCTTTTGGCTACGGGCGCTAATGTTATTCATGGACTCGAGTCCTTGAGTGAGACAGACTCCTCCCGGTCTGCATGACCTCCCGCTTGTCTGCTGGTTCATTGGTTTGGCGGATGGACTAGTGGTTGTTGGCCCATCTCCTCGGCAAGTGGTTATACACGCAGCGTGTAGAAGAAGGTGTGTGTGTGCATACATTCGAGCACTGAAGCAtgatttttgaaaacttttcgcGTAAAAATGGctatattttatgaaaattaccaCAAAACTTTTTGTGCGAACGTTTTTGGGGTGAACAGTGGATTTGATTCCTACTTTCCCACCACCACATTAGACGGTGTGGTGCCGTGTGTTCCCCACACCCCAGTTATGTTGTTAAACACATCCCCGACGTCAAATCTTGTGCACtgcatcaaataaaataaaaagttttctaGTACAAACTAGCACTTTTCTATTTCGCTTTTCCACTTGGCATGTGTTGTGCTCCTTGCGAAATTAatacttttttccaatttaaaaagTTGCTCGAAGCTCAAGCGGGTATACAGGTGAGCGTTGTAACAAGCGAGGCGTAAGGATCCTTTACACTCACCTGAATTAATATTCTGGCTCAAACACCCGCACTTTGAAACAAAccgaacaaaaattgttattTGTTGCGCTAAGGAGATAAGCGATTTCGGCGTAAGAAGATTTCAAAAAGAGTTAAAATAAGTCTTATGTGCTCGTACGCATTTAAAACACACTAACACACACACGCAGGAGGTACATTGTCAAGTTTTTGGGAGCAAATATTCTTGCAAATTTCTTGGGGAAAATTCAACGGCAATACTAGACTGGGTTGCTTATTTTCAGCCAATCCATCTAAACAAGGGTGTGCATTAATCACCAAAAACTGGGTATAAATGAACCACAAAATCGATGTTTGATTTAAATTCTTCTTATGAAAATTTATGGGTAAAAATGTCGAGTAAGATAATTTTAAGGCAGAGTTAATTGTTTGCTGAATAATCTCCtaaccaatttattttgtctCCATTAAGTATTAGTTTAAATTCAGGATTTGCTATTTCACGAACCCGGCCTCCAAACACTCATAGTAACTGTGTACTATCAACGTCAAAACTTCGTGCCATCAGAAGAACCTGTAAAGGCGCCGAAGCGGTTTACTCTGGGGGAAACATATCACCAGAAACAGAACCATGGTCAGGGATGCAGATTTTCCGATTTCTCTTAAATTCAGTAGTAATGCCGAGGGCCATAAGAGAAATCTTTGCGTAAGATTTCATAagagtcggttaacaaatgacgctattattgcaatattagtccaagtCGGACGACAAAtataatttcaataggcttcatttATAGGCCAATAAAAATGCCTGAGTCAAATTAAAAGGGGATCGGGTGCAAATtgagacctgtactttgtacacaaatatggtcatagctaaatcgaatcagtaactgattctgagtagatccgtttacttatcaatggtgTGGGGCATACAAAATAtgtatttacaattttttataccctccagcacaggatgggggtatactaatttcgtcattctgtttgtaattacccgaaatattcgtctgagaccccataaacaacatatattcttgatcgtcatgacattttatgtcgatctaaccatgtccgtccgtctgtcggtctgtccgtccgactgtctgtcgaaagcacgctaacttttgaagtagtaaagctagacgcttgaaatttttcacaaatacttcttattagtgtaggtcggttgggattgtaaatgggccatatcggtccatgttttgatatagctgccatataaaccgatcttggatcgtgacttcgtgagcctctagaggccgcaattcttatgcgatttgcctgaaattttgcacgacgtgttttattatgacttctaacaagtgtgctaattatggttcaaattggtccataacctgatatagctgccggtccttctccgctgcgccttcttttactcactaatatcatttagggttgggattcgccctgaatgtgtatatcgaattcgtgccactgtagcctatgtccgcctataacgctgaacgcctgcgttcaaatcctggcaataacatcggacaatatttaaagcggtggtgatcctCTCTctacgctggcaacatttgccatgcatggtcatgtaaaaaattctctttaaagagatgtcacactgcggcaccgcattccgactcggctataaaaaagtcccttatcatagagtttaaacttgaatcgaaaagctttcattgatgtgtgagaagtgtgacCCTTCTCGtgtcctgggtaaatttttactccactcccaaataccattctttTGGGTTCTCCGTATCGTattagtaaatatttccggcttagtgagacacttggcccttaatataaatatacgcttcgtgctttactttcaaatacattttatatgagccccacaatagcatgatcgataaataaattctgtttgatgGTAGgatggaccccagggactttgtcccgaaaatgggtaatcaatttaaacatcaaatagccctattatataatagggaggtgttttcgggtggggcagttccccaaGCACATggcatggatatcaaattcgtttttttctctcaagcacctttcgtttaagctccatattgtcgtgattggtctacataCCCATTTGGACGGACCCGAGGCTCCCAACCCCAACAATACAAACCATGTTGTGTTTTGAATGTGAgagtggaaaaaaaatttcgaacgaatcgcattgccaatctccgagatctggtgtttttgaaaattagggtaatgtgAAGTGCTTTTCTGGAGAGGGATGACACTCggacatttcaactcaaatatgaatatcaaattcgtgctctactccctaatCCCTataatatgagccccatattgccatggtcggaaaatatgaaccgtttggagggtgttttgaggctgaCCCGGCCATCGCCAtttgctct
The genomic region above belongs to Stomoxys calcitrans chromosome 5, idStoCalc2.1, whole genome shotgun sequence and contains:
- the LOC131998105 gene encoding uncharacterized protein LOC131998105, translated to MNNKRTLLSISPENSHSTPKKYSPYQKMNINNQQDVFSWSKLGDVLDDKLKDVAKKEDLTAIKYEVEELKQENCKLREDIKKLTNRLETLDRKSRTTNIVVSGLRSRTTFTAKKEFLDICNNKLNIVVNISYARMLSSGKSFVFTLDTNSQVQNILNTKEKLHGQFIYIQKDYTAVEQSTRYNLRQVGKIVSQHKKDVKVRLGEFCLFLLNLV